Proteins encoded together in one Lathyrus oleraceus cultivar Zhongwan6 chromosome 5, CAAS_Psat_ZW6_1.0, whole genome shotgun sequence window:
- the LOC127078424 gene encoding uncharacterized protein LOC127078424 gives MTETNSHSQTSNDTSSASQTNPPQAAKPNFHSAFAINNVKTIILVTLENDYNLYLSWSSLFKVQARVHNVLDHIIPSSDAQAIQTSADLKANDFELWNRLDAVVLQWMYATVSQDTLQSILVVDDTAEECWKRITAMFHDNKHSRVVQLENQFSNTNLEDFPSTKVYCNRLKTLSDQLANVDSPITNTRLVLKMIFGLTDAYVGFVTYIQQHNPLPTFATIR, from the coding sequence ATGACAGAAACAAACTCCCATTCCCAAACTTCTAATGACACTTCATCAGCCTCTCAAACCAACCCTCCTCAGGCGGCGAAACCCAACTTCCACTCCGCCTTCGCCATCAACAACGTCAAAACCATAATCCTAGTGACGTTGGAAAATGATTATAATCTCTACCTCTCATGGTCTTCCCTCTTCAAGGTGCAAGCACGTGTTCACAACGTACTTGATCACATCATCCCGTCATCGGATGCACAGGCCATACAAACATCAGCAGACCTTAAGGCTAACGATTTTGAACTTTGGAATCGGCTTGATGCGGTGGTACTACAATGGATGTACGCAACCGTCTCGCAGGACACTCTTCAATCAATCCTCGTCGTCGATGACACTGCCGAAGAATGTTGGAAGCGCATCACCGCTATGTTTCATGATAACAAGCATTCACGTGTTGTACAATTAGAAAATCAATTCAGCAACACAAACCTAGAAGATTTTCCATCGACAAAAGTGTACTGCAACCGCCTCAAAACTCTATCTGATCAACTCGCCAATGTCGACTCTCCGATCACTAACACACGATTGGTGCTTAAAATGATATTCGGTCTCACTGATGCATACGTTGGGTTTGTCACCTATATACAGCAACACAACCCTCTCCCCACCTTCGCCACAATACGATGA
- the LOC127083376 gene encoding late embryogenesis abundant protein produces the protein MAGIQIRDEFGNPIPLTDELGNPVKLTDEHGNPIHLTGVVTTAATTPSGFGTSGTPTTALNNPTTDSGFGTSGTATTAGSGFGTSGTATTTAGSGFGTYGTGAYGGGATTHPKTTVADLISTEPARHQAAGGGLRRSSSSSSSSSSSEDDGEGGRRKKKGVKDKIKEKLPGSKDERDSETTTPVPAAGGTNPHPTAAATHHPPEATHNEKKGILEKIKEKLPGHHNH, from the exons ATGGCTGGAATACAAATAAGAGACGAATTTGGAAACCCAATCCCACTAACTGATGAACTCGGTAACCCGGTTAAGTTAACTGACGAACATGGCAATCCTATCCACCTTACCGGTGTAGTAACCACCGCCGCCACTACACCTTCTGGTTTTGGTACCTCCGGTACGCCCACCACTGCTCTTAATAATCCCACTACAGATTCTGGTTTTGGTACTTCCGGTACGGCCACCACTGCAGGTTCTGGTTTTGGAACTTCCGGTACGGCCACCACCACTGCAGGTTCTGGTTTTGGAACTTACGGTACTGGTGCTTACGGTGGTGGTGCAACCACACATCCTAAAACAACCGTGGCAGATCTAATTTCCACCGAACCAGCCAGGCATCAAGCTGCAGGAGGAGGGCTCCGTCGTTCCTCCAGTTCAAGTTCAAGCTCTAGCTCC TCAGAGGATGATGGAGAAGGTGGGAGGAGGAAGAAGAAAGGAGTGAAGGATAAGATAAAGGAGAAGCTTCCAGGAAGCAAGGACGAGCGTGATTCAGAGACAACCACTCCTGTTCCAGCTGCAGGTGGTACCAACCCCCATCCAACGGCGGCGGCAACCCACCATCCACCTGAGGCAACTCATAATGAGAAGAAGGGTATACTTGAGAAGATCAAAGAGAAGTTGCCTGGCCACCACAACCACTGA
- the LOC127083374 gene encoding 26S proteasome regulatory subunit 10B homolog A, producing the protein MSLTDSDDAVRRRNNAVKDYRRKLLNHKELDSRIRSVRDKLRNAKKDFNKTEDDLKSFQSVGQIVGEVLRPLDDQRMIVKASSGPRYVVGCRSKVDKEKLASGTRVVLDMTTLTIMRILPREVDPVVYNMLHEDPGNVSYSAVGGLSDQIRELRESIELPLMNPELFLRVGIKPPKGVLLYGPPGTGKTLLARAIASNIEANFLKVVSSAIIDKYIGESSRLIREMFGYAREHQPCIIFMDEIDAIGGRRFSEGTSADREIQRTLMELLNQLDGFDQLGKVKIIMATNRPDVLDPALLRPGRLDRKIEIPLPNEQSRMEVLKIHAAGIAKHGEIDYEAVVKLAEGFNGADLRNVCTEAGMAAIRAERDYVIHEDFMKAVRKLTEAKKLEASAHYNADFGKD; encoded by the exons ATGTCGTTAACCGACTCCGATGATGCCGTACGACGTCGTAACAATGCCGTCAAAGATTATCGCAGAAAGCTTCTCAATCACAAGGAACTTGATTCCAGAATTCGATCAG TTAGAGACAAATTGCGGAATGCGAAGAAGGATTTCAATAAAACAGAGGATGATTTGAAGTCTTTTCAGAGTGTTGGACAAATTGTTGGCGAGGTTCTCAGACCTCTTGATGATCAACGCA TGATTGTTAAAGCGAGCAGTGGACCAAGGTATGTTGTGGGCTGTCGTAGTAAGGTGGACAAGGAGAAGCTGGCTTCAGGAACTCGAGTTGTGCTGGATATGACTACACTAACCATTATGCGAATTCTTCCCCGTGAA GTTGACCCAGTTGTATATAATATGCTACATGAAGACCCTGGAAATGTTAGCTACTCTGCAGTTGGAGGGCTTTCAGATCAGATTCGAGAACTAAGGGAATCAATTGAACTTCCTCTAATGAATCCTGAGCTTTTTCTTAGGGTTGGAATCAAACCACCGAAG GGTGTTCTTCTCTATGGACCTCCTGGTACTGGGAAGACATTATTAGCAAGAGCAATTGCCAGCAATATTGAAGCTAACTTCTTGAAG GTTGTATCCAGTGCTATAATTGACAAGTATATTGGTGAAAGTTCAAGACTGATTAGGGAAATGTTTGGATATGCTCGTGAGCATCAG ccttgcatcatattcatggATGAGATTGATGCCATTGGTGGACGGCGTTTCAGTGAAGGAACAAGTGCTGATCGTGAAATTCAAAGAACCCTCATGGAGCTTCTTAACCAGCTAGATGGATTTGATCAGCTTGGAAAG GTTAAAATTATTATGGCTACAAATAGGCCTGATGTTCTTGACCCTGCCCTTCTTCGCCCGGGTCGACTTGATCGGAAAATTGAGATTCCATTACCAAATGAGCAGTCCAGGATGGAAGTCCTCAAAATCCATGCTGCTGGAATTGCAAAGCATGGTGAAATTGACTATGAAGCAGTTGTTAAGCTTGCTGAG GGGTTCAATGGTGCTGATCTTCGTAATGTTTGCACTGAAGCTGGGATGGCTGCCATTCGTGCAGAACGTGATTATGTAATTCATGAAGATTTCATGAAG GCCGTCCGCAAATTGACTGAAGCAAAGAAACTGGAAGCAAGCGCTCATTACAATGCGGATTTCGGGAAAGATTAA
- the LOC127083375 gene encoding bifunctional phosphatase IMPL2, chloroplastic — protein sequence MLLSQCHLLHSQIPNTTSRLQLQPNKLASPSSSRLRLRAMASSSSPHQLTHFANVANKAADAAGDVIRKYFRKKIDIIHKQDLSPVTIADQSAEEAMVSVILDNFPSHAVYGEEKGWRCKQNSADYVWVLDPIDGTKSFITGKPLFGTLIALLQNGTPILGIIDQPVLKERWIGITGKKTTLNGQEVSTRTCADLSQAYLYTTSPHLFSGDAEEAFIRVRDKVKIPLYGCDCYAYALLSSGFVDLVVESGLKPYDFLALIPVIEGSGGVITDWKGHQLRWEASPLSIATSFNVVAAGDKQIHQQALDSLKW from the exons ATGTTGCTATCGCAGTGCCATCTTCTTCACTCTCAAATTCCTAATACTACCTCCCGTCTCCAACTCCAACCAAACAAATTGGCCTCTCCGTCATCTTCCAGACTCAGACTCAGAGCCATGGCTTCCTCTTCGTCTCCTCACCAACTCACTCACTTCGCCAATGTCGCCAACAAAGCCGCCGACGCCGCCGGAGATGTTATCCGTAAATATTTCAGAAAAAAAATCGACATTATTCACAAACAGGATCTCA GTCCTGTCACCATTGCTGATCAATCCGCGGAGGAAGCTATGGTTTCAGTCATACTTGACAATTTCCCTTCTCATGCTGT TTATGGAGAGGAAAAGGGGTGGAGGTGTAAACAAAACAGTGCTGATTATGTTTGGGTATTAGATCCCATTGATGGAACTAAGAGTTTTATCACTG GGAAACCCTTATTTGGTACTCTCATTGCTCTTTTGCAAAATGGCACACCA ATCCTTGGCATAATTGATCAACCTGTGTTAAAAGAAAGATGGATTGGGATAACTGGAAAGAAAACTACTCTCAACGGACAAGAAGTGTCCACACGCACTTGTGCAGACCTTTCTCAAGCATACTT GTACACTACAAGCCCGCATCTTTTTAGTGGAGATGCAGAAGAGGCATTTATCCGAGTTAGAGACAAG GTTAAAATTCCATTATACGGTTGTGACTGCTATGCATATGCTCTTTTGTCTTCTGGCTTTGTGGATCTTGTTGTTGAGTCCGGTCTGAAG CCATACGATTTTCTTGCATTGATACCTGTTATTGAAGGCTCTGGAGGTGTCATAACTGATTGGAAAGGACACCAACTCCGTTGGGAAGCTTCTCCACTTTCAATCGCAACAA GTTTTAATGTTGTAGCGGCCGGTGACAAACAGATTCACCAACAAGCTCTAGATTCATTAAAATGGTAG
- the LOC127083378 gene encoding uncharacterized protein LOC127083378 → MGAACFVAAKDKTVQSGSTNENSHRNIRCSPTWSFRWDHRGGRVAGEDTSINWFSDGNSRNDGSESKNESGRVLEEGSPLQNCQQNACRKSPISEGTGANVRDLTSDVSISRSVSIDASMEQANGLGESSLASWPSPSPAKPSLHSTSLSASPLSSQYHMLPPSFTPSRWPGHSPGHQLLWPTSDIRMQACKSPGSFSLSEERPVFPSWSNGSGMRSRGGSSDGWSIPGFSELMGTHHRQRWSLDSESFGSNYERIARSGSWFSASPVDLRTCGFCSKVLKEKSPWSTQKIYTSNDLSVVAILICGHVYHAECLENMTADISKYDPACPVCSFGEKQTMELSKKVLKAEIDLKARNQTLENQVEYSDIENDDSVAFDSIKVKEPIGKGKGPRMDSSSRGRSSFGKPFLRRHFTFGSKGSRSTIDSHPTKKKGFFWTKSSKE, encoded by the exons ATGGGTGCTGCTTGTTTTGTTGCTGCTAAAGATAAGACTGTACAGAGTGGATCGACTAATGAGAATTCACATCGGAATATTCGGTGTTCGCCGACGTGGAGCTTTCGTTGGGATCATCGAGGAGGGCGTGTAGCTGGTGAAGATACTTCTATAAACTGGTTTTCTGATGGGAATAGCAGGAATGATGGATCGGAGAGTAAAAATGAATCGGGGCGTGTATTAGAGGAGGGAAGTCCGTTGCAGAACTGTCAACAGAATGCATGCCGAAAATCGCCGATTTCTGAAGGGACTGGTGCAAATGTTAGAGATTTAACTTCAG ATGTATCTATTTCAAGGTCTGTGTCTATTGATGCGAGCATGGAACAG GCAAATGGGTTGGGAGAATCATCATTAGCGTCTTGGCCATCACCATCACCTGCAAAACCATCATTGCATTCAACTTCATTGTCAGCATCTCCTTTATCATCCCAATACCACATGCTTCCACCTAGCTTTACCCCATCAAGGTGGCCTGGCCATTCCCCGGGACACCAGCTGTTATGGCCAACTTCTGATATTCGAATGCAAGCATGTAAGTCGCCCGGCAGCTTCTCTCTGTCTGAGGAAAGACCCGTGTTTCCTTCATGGAGCAACGGATCGGGAATGCGCTCCCGTGGGGGATCTTCAGATGGTTGGTCTATACCTGGCTTTTCAGAGCTGATGGGAACTCACCACAgacaaaggtggtcattggatAGCGAGTCCTTTGGTTCTAATTATGAAAGGATAGCTAGATCTGGCAGTTGGTTTTCAGCCTCGCCTGTTGATTTAAGAACATGTGGGTTTTGCTCAAAGGTTTTAAAGGAGAAGTCTCCTTGGAGTACCCAAAAGATATACACAAGTAATGACCTTTCTGTAGTTGCCATTCTTATCTGTGGACACGTCTATCATGCTGAATGTTTGGAGAATATGACAGCTGATATTAGTAAGTACGATCCAGCTTGCCCAGTCTGCAGCTTTGGTGAGAAACAAACTATGGAGTTGTCCAAAAAAGTTCTGAAAGCTGAAATAGATTTGAAGGCTAGAAACCAGACATTGGAGAATCAGGTTGAGTACAGTGATATTGAAAACGATGATTCTGTTGCGTTTGATAGCATTAAAGTGAAAGAACCTATAGGTAAAGGTAAAGGTCCTCGGATGGACTCCAGTTCTCGTGGGAGAAGCTCATTCGGGAAACCTTTTTTGAGACGACACTTTACATTTGGATCAAAAGGTTCCAGATCCACGATAGATAGTCACCCTACAAAAAAGAAGGGCTTCTTTTGGACAAAATCAAGCAAAGAATAA